In Cedecea neteri, a single genomic region encodes these proteins:
- the pckA gene encoding phosphoenolpyruvate carboxykinase (ATP), which translates to MRVKGITPQDLKAYGIHDVSEVVYNPDYDTLYREELDPNLQGFERGVVTNLGAVSVDTGIFTGRSPKDKYIVRDDTTRDTLWWADNGKGKNDNKPLSEETWHQLKGLVTHQLSGKRLFIIDAFCGANADTRLSVRFITEVAWQAHFVKNMFIRPTDEELETFEPDFVVMNGAKCTNPNWKEQGLNSENFVAFNLTERMQLIGGTWYGGEMKKGMFSIMNYLLPLKGIASMHCSANVGEKGDVAVFFGLSGTGKTTLSTDPKRRLIGDDEHGWDDDGVFNFEGGCYAKTIRLSEEAEPDIYHAIRRDALLENVTVRADGTIDFDDASKTENTRVSYPIYHIDNIVKPVSKAGHATKVIFLTADAFGVLPPVSRLTANQTQYHFLSGFTAKLAGTERGVTEPTPTFSACFGAAFLSLHPTQYAEVLVKRMQASGAQAYLVNTGWNGTGKRISIKDTRAIIDAILDGSLDDAETFTLPMFNLAIPTSLAGVDTQILDPRNTYASPEQWQEKAEQLAKLFVENFEKYTDTPAGAALVEAGPKL; encoded by the coding sequence ATGCGAGTTAAAGGCATAACCCCGCAAGATCTCAAGGCTTATGGCATTCATGACGTCAGCGAAGTCGTCTATAACCCCGATTACGACACCCTTTACCGCGAAGAACTCGACCCTAACCTGCAGGGTTTTGAGCGCGGTGTGGTCACTAACTTAGGCGCTGTCTCCGTAGATACCGGGATCTTCACCGGCCGCTCTCCAAAAGATAAATACATCGTCCGCGATGACACCACCCGCGACACCTTATGGTGGGCCGACAACGGTAAAGGCAAAAACGATAACAAACCGCTTTCCGAAGAAACCTGGCACCAGCTCAAAGGGCTCGTCACTCATCAACTGTCAGGCAAGCGCCTGTTTATTATTGACGCTTTCTGCGGGGCCAACGCCGATACCCGTCTGTCAGTGCGTTTTATCACTGAGGTTGCCTGGCAGGCCCACTTCGTGAAAAACATGTTTATTCGCCCAACGGACGAAGAGCTGGAGACGTTTGAGCCTGATTTTGTGGTGATGAACGGGGCTAAATGTACCAATCCAAACTGGAAAGAACAGGGCCTGAACTCTGAAAACTTCGTGGCCTTTAACCTGACTGAACGCATGCAGCTTATCGGCGGCACCTGGTACGGCGGCGAGATGAAGAAAGGGATGTTCTCTATCATGAACTACCTGCTGCCGCTGAAGGGTATCGCTTCCATGCACTGCTCGGCAAACGTCGGTGAAAAAGGGGATGTGGCGGTGTTCTTCGGCCTGTCCGGCACCGGTAAAACAACGCTTTCTACCGACCCGAAACGCCGCCTGATTGGCGACGATGAGCACGGCTGGGACGACGACGGCGTATTCAACTTTGAAGGCGGCTGCTACGCCAAAACCATTCGCCTTTCAGAAGAGGCTGAGCCGGATATCTATCACGCGATCCGCCGCGATGCGCTACTGGAGAACGTCACCGTCCGTGCCGATGGCACAATCGACTTCGACGATGCGTCCAAAACGGAAAACACCCGCGTTTCTTACCCGATTTATCACATCGACAACATCGTTAAGCCGGTGTCGAAAGCGGGCCACGCGACCAAAGTTATCTTCCTGACTGCGGATGCCTTCGGCGTACTGCCGCCGGTTTCCCGCCTCACCGCGAACCAGACTCAGTACCACTTCCTGTCCGGTTTTACCGCCAAACTGGCGGGCACCGAGCGCGGCGTGACTGAGCCAACGCCAACCTTCTCCGCCTGCTTCGGCGCGGCGTTCCTGTCGCTGCACCCAACGCAGTATGCGGAAGTGCTGGTAAAACGCATGCAGGCATCCGGCGCGCAGGCATACCTGGTGAATACCGGCTGGAACGGCACCGGCAAACGCATCTCGATCAAAGACACACGCGCGATCATCGATGCCATTCTCGACGGCTCGCTGGACGACGCAGAAACCTTTACGCTGCCGATGTTTAACCTCGCCATTCCAACCTCTCTCGCGGGCGTTGATACCCAGATTCTGGACCCGCGTAATACCTACGCGTCCCCGGAACAGTGGCAGGAAAAAGCGGAGCAGCTGGCGAAACTGTTTGTCGAAAACTTCGAGAAATACACCGATACTCCTGCCGGGGCAGCCCTGGTCGAAGCCGGTCCGAAGCTGTAA
- the envZ gene encoding two-component system sensor histidine kinase EnvZ, which translates to MRRVRFSPRSSFARTLLLIVTLLFVSLVTTYLVVLNFAILPSLQQFNKVLAYEVRMLMTDKLQLEDGTQLVVPPAFRREIYRELGISLYSNEAAEDAGLRWAQHYEFLSQQMAQQLGGPTEVRVEVNKSSPVVWLKTWLSPNIWVRVPLTEIHQGDFSPLFRYTLAIMLLAIGGAWLFIRIQNRPLVDLEHAALQVGKGIIPPPLREYGASEVRSVTRAFNHMAAGVKQLADDRTLLMAGVSHDLRTPLTRIRLATEMMGQEDGYLAESINKDIEECNAIIEQFIDYLRTGQEMPLEMADLNSVLGEVIAAESGYEREIDTDLQAGEIRLNIHPLSIKRAVANMVVNAARYGNGWIKVSSGSELNRAWFQVEDDGPGIEPDQLQHLFQPFVRGDSARSTSGTGLGLAIVQRIIDNHNGMLDLGKSERGGLRIRAYLPLPITRVVTHRES; encoded by the coding sequence ATGAGGCGAGTTCGCTTCTCCCCCAGAAGCTCGTTTGCCCGTACGCTGTTGCTGATCGTCACCTTGCTGTTCGTCAGCCTGGTGACGACTTATCTTGTCGTTCTGAACTTCGCGATTTTGCCGAGCCTGCAGCAGTTTAATAAGGTGCTGGCGTACGAAGTCAGAATGCTAATGACCGACAAACTGCAGCTTGAAGACGGCACCCAACTTGTGGTGCCGCCTGCGTTTCGTCGTGAGATTTACCGCGAGCTGGGCATTTCACTTTACTCCAACGAGGCGGCGGAAGACGCTGGCCTGCGCTGGGCGCAGCACTACGAGTTTCTGAGCCAGCAAATGGCGCAGCAGCTTGGCGGCCCGACCGAAGTGCGCGTTGAGGTGAACAAAAGCTCCCCGGTTGTCTGGCTGAAAACCTGGCTGTCGCCGAATATCTGGGTCCGCGTTCCGCTGACTGAAATCCATCAGGGCGATTTCTCCCCGCTGTTCCGCTACACGCTGGCTATCATGCTGTTGGCGATAGGCGGCGCATGGCTGTTTATTCGAATACAGAACCGACCGCTGGTCGACCTGGAGCACGCTGCGCTGCAGGTCGGTAAAGGGATTATTCCTCCTCCTCTGCGCGAATATGGCGCTTCGGAAGTGCGGTCGGTGACGCGGGCGTTTAACCATATGGCCGCGGGCGTTAAACAGCTGGCCGACGACCGCACGCTGCTGATGGCGGGCGTCAGCCATGACCTGCGCACGCCGCTGACGCGTATTCGTCTGGCGACCGAAATGATGGGGCAGGAGGATGGCTATCTGGCCGAGTCGATTAACAAAGATATCGAAGAGTGTAATGCGATTATCGAACAGTTTATCGACTACCTGCGCACCGGGCAGGAGATGCCGCTGGAGATGGCGGATCTCAATAGCGTACTCGGGGAAGTGATTGCGGCAGAGAGCGGCTACGAGCGCGAAATCGATACCGACCTGCAGGCCGGCGAAATCCGCCTGAATATCCATCCGCTCTCTATCAAGCGTGCGGTGGCGAATATGGTGGTAAACGCGGCGCGCTACGGCAATGGCTGGATCAAAGTCAGCAGCGGCAGCGAGTTAAACCGCGCCTGGTTCCAGGTGGAAGATGATGGTCCGGGCATTGAGCCAGACCAGCTTCAGCATCTGTTTCAGCCGTTTGTGCGCGGCGACAGTGCCCGCAGTACCAGCGGCACAGGGCTGGGCTTAGCTATCGTGCAGCGCATCATCGACAACCATAACGGGATGTTGGATCTCGGGAAAAGCGAGCGGGGAGGGCTGCGTATCAGGGCTTATCTCCCATTGCCGATAACCCGAGTGGTAACTCACCGGGAAAGCTAG
- the ompR gene encoding two-component system response regulator OmpR: protein MQENYKILVVDDDMRLRALLERYLTEQGFQVRSVANAEQMDRLLTRESFHLMVLDLMLPGEDGLSICRRLRSQSNPMPIIMVTAKGEEVDRIVGLEIGADDYIPKPFNPRELLARIRAVLRRQANELPGAPSQEEAVIAFGKFKLNLGTREMFREDEPMPLTSGEFAVLKALVSHPREPLSRDKLMNLARGREYSAMERSIDVQISRLRRMVEEDPAHPRYIQTVWGLGYVFVPDGAKA from the coding sequence ATGCAAGAGAACTATAAAATTCTGGTGGTCGATGACGACATGCGTCTGCGCGCGCTGTTAGAGCGTTATCTCACCGAGCAGGGCTTCCAGGTTCGCAGCGTCGCCAACGCCGAACAAATGGATCGCCTGCTGACCCGTGAATCCTTCCATCTGATGGTGCTGGATCTCATGCTGCCGGGCGAGGATGGTCTTTCTATCTGCCGCCGTCTGCGCAGCCAGAGTAACCCAATGCCGATCATCATGGTGACCGCGAAGGGCGAAGAAGTTGACCGTATCGTCGGCCTGGAAATCGGCGCGGATGACTATATTCCTAAGCCGTTTAACCCGCGTGAACTGCTGGCCCGTATTCGTGCGGTCCTGCGCCGTCAGGCGAACGAACTGCCGGGTGCGCCTTCTCAGGAAGAGGCGGTTATCGCTTTCGGTAAGTTCAAGCTGAATCTCGGCACTCGTGAAATGTTCCGCGAAGATGAGCCTATGCCGTTGACTAGCGGTGAATTTGCGGTGCTGAAAGCGCTGGTCAGTCACCCGCGCGAGCCGCTTTCCCGCGACAAACTGATGAACCTGGCCCGTGGTCGCGAATACTCCGCGATGGAGCGCTCCATTGACGTGCAAATCTCCCGCCTGCGCCGCATGGTGGAAGAGGACCCGGCGCATCCGCGTTATATCCAGACCGTTTGGGGTCTTGGCTACGTCTTTGTCCCGGACGGCGCTAAGGCATGA
- the greB gene encoding transcription elongation factor GreB yields MKTPLITREGYEKLKKELDYLWREERPEVTKKVTWAASLGDRSENADYQYNKKRLREIDRRVRYITKSLERLKIVDYSPQQEGKVFFGAWVEIENDDGDLLRFRIVGYDEIFGRKDYISIDSPMARALLKKEVGDLAVVQTPAGEAQWYVNEIEYPKPE; encoded by the coding sequence ATGAAAACGCCGTTAATCACCCGCGAAGGCTACGAAAAGCTCAAAAAAGAGCTGGATTATCTGTGGCGTGAAGAGCGCCCCGAAGTGACCAAAAAAGTGACCTGGGCCGCCAGCCTCGGCGATCGCAGCGAAAATGCCGACTATCAGTACAACAAAAAACGCCTGCGTGAAATTGACCGCCGGGTTCGCTACATCACCAAATCCCTCGAGCGCCTGAAAATCGTCGATTACTCACCGCAGCAGGAAGGCAAAGTCTTCTTCGGCGCGTGGGTCGAAATCGAAAACGATGACGGCGACCTGCTGCGTTTTCGCATCGTCGGCTACGACGAGATTTTTGGCCGCAAGGACTACATTTCTATTGATTCACCGATGGCGCGAGCGCTGCTCAAAAAAGAAGTTGGCGATTTGGCCGTGGTACAAACGCCAGCGGGAGAGGCGCAGTGGTACGTCAATGAAATTGAGTACCCTAAACCCGAGTAA
- a CDS encoding Tex family protein, which yields MMNDSLCRIIAGELQARNEQVEAAVRLLDEGNTVPFIARYRKEVTGGLDDTQLRQLETRLSYLRELEERRQAILKSISEQGKLSDELAGAINGTLSKTELEDLYLPYKPKRRTRGQIAIEAGLEPLADLLWNEPSHDPEQEAARFVDADKSVADTKAALDGARYILMERFAEDAALLAKVRDYLWKNAHLVSTVVSGKEEEGAKFRDYFAHHEAIATVPSHRALAMFRGRNEGILQLSLNADPQFDEPPRESYCEQLIISHLNLRLNNAPADSWRKAVVSWTWRIKVLMHLETELMGTVRERAEDEAINVFARNLHDLLMAAPAGLRATMGLDPGLRTGVKVAVVDATGKLVATDTIYPHTGQAAKAAVAVAALCEKHNVELVAIGNGTASRETERFFLDVQKQFPKVTAQKVIVSEAGASVYSASELAALEFPDLDVSIRGAVSIARRLQDPLAELVKIDPKSIGVGQYQHDVSQTQLAKKLDAVVEDCVNAVGVDLNTASVPLLTRVAGLTRMMAQNIVNWRDENGRFQNRQQLLKVSRLGPKAFEQCAGFLRINHGDNPLDASTVHPEAYPVVERILAATQQALQDLMGNSSELRDLKASQFTDERFGVPTVTDIIKELEKPGRDPRPEFKTAQFAEGVETMNDLTPGMVLEGAVTNVTNFGAFVDIGVHQDGLVHISSLSDKFIDDPHKVVKAGDIVKVKVLEVDLQRKRIALTMRLDEQPGEGGSRRGNGGSNAPREQKGRPAAQQKPRGRENAGGGNSAMMDALAAAMGKKR from the coding sequence ATGATGAATGATTCGCTTTGCCGCATTATTGCGGGTGAGCTTCAGGCCAGAAACGAACAGGTGGAAGCTGCCGTTCGCCTGCTGGATGAAGGGAATACCGTGCCGTTTATTGCACGTTATCGTAAGGAAGTCACCGGCGGTCTGGATGACACGCAACTGCGTCAACTGGAGACTCGTCTTAGCTACCTGCGCGAGCTGGAAGAGCGCCGTCAGGCCATCCTCAAGTCTATTTCCGAGCAGGGGAAACTGAGCGACGAACTTGCCGGGGCCATCAACGGCACGCTGAGCAAAACCGAACTCGAAGACCTTTACCTGCCGTATAAACCCAAGCGCCGTACCCGCGGGCAAATCGCCATCGAAGCCGGCCTTGAGCCGCTGGCGGATTTGCTGTGGAACGAACCTTCACACGACCCGGAGCAGGAAGCCGCTCGCTTTGTGGATGCCGACAAAAGCGTCGCCGACACCAAAGCCGCGCTGGACGGGGCGCGCTACATCCTGATGGAACGCTTCGCCGAAGATGCCGCGCTACTGGCAAAAGTACGCGACTATTTGTGGAAAAATGCGCACCTGGTTTCTACCGTGGTAAGCGGTAAAGAGGAAGAAGGCGCGAAGTTCCGCGACTACTTCGCCCACCACGAAGCCATTGCCACCGTTCCCTCTCACCGTGCGCTGGCGATGTTCCGCGGGCGTAACGAAGGTATTTTACAGCTGTCGCTGAATGCCGATCCGCAGTTTGATGAGCCGCCGCGCGAGAGCTACTGCGAACAGTTGATCATCTCTCATCTGAATCTGCGCCTGAACAATGCCCCGGCAGACAGCTGGCGTAAGGCCGTGGTGAGCTGGACCTGGCGCATCAAGGTATTAATGCACCTTGAAACCGAGCTGATGGGCACCGTGCGCGAACGCGCCGAAGACGAAGCCATTAACGTTTTCGCCCGCAATCTTCACGATCTGCTGATGGCGGCCCCGGCTGGCCTGCGCGCCACCATGGGCCTCGATCCGGGCCTGCGTACCGGGGTAAAAGTCGCGGTGGTTGACGCCACCGGCAAGCTGGTAGCAACCGATACTATTTACCCGCATACCGGTCAGGCTGCAAAAGCCGCCGTGGCCGTGGCTGCGCTTTGTGAGAAACATAACGTCGAGCTGGTCGCCATCGGCAACGGTACCGCATCCCGTGAAACCGAGCGTTTCTTCCTGGATGTGCAAAAGCAGTTCCCGAAAGTCACCGCCCAGAAGGTGATTGTCAGCGAGGCAGGCGCTTCCGTTTACTCCGCTTCCGAGCTGGCGGCGCTGGAATTCCCGGATCTGGACGTGTCCATTCGCGGTGCGGTCTCCATTGCCCGTCGTCTGCAGGATCCACTTGCCGAGCTGGTGAAAATCGACCCGAAATCTATCGGCGTGGGCCAGTACCAGCACGATGTCAGCCAGACTCAGCTGGCGAAAAAACTGGATGCGGTCGTCGAAGACTGCGTGAACGCCGTTGGGGTAGATCTCAACACGGCCTCCGTGCCGCTGCTGACCCGCGTGGCAGGCCTGACCCGCATGATGGCGCAGAACATCGTCAACTGGCGCGACGAAAATGGCCGCTTCCAGAACCGCCAGCAGTTGCTGAAAGTCAGCCGCCTGGGGCCAAAAGCTTTTGAGCAGTGTGCGGGCTTCCTGCGTATCAACCACGGCGATAACCCGCTGGATGCCTCCACCGTTCACCCGGAAGCCTATCCGGTGGTCGAACGTATTCTGGCCGCCACTCAGCAGGCGCTGCAGGACCTGATGGGCAACAGCAGCGAACTGCGCGATCTGAAAGCCAGCCAGTTTACCGATGAGCGTTTCGGCGTCCCTACCGTGACGGACATTATCAAAGAGCTGGAAAAACCGGGCCGCGACCCGCGCCCTGAGTTTAAGACCGCACAGTTTGCCGAAGGCGTTGAAACCATGAATGACCTGACACCGGGCATGGTGCTGGAAGGCGCGGTGACCAACGTCACCAACTTCGGCGCATTTGTCGACATCGGTGTGCATCAGGACGGCCTGGTGCATATCTCATCCCTGTCGGACAAATTCATCGACGATCCGCACAAAGTGGTGAAAGCGGGCGATATCGTGAAGGTCAAAGTGCTGGAAGTTGACCTGCAGCGCAAACGCATCGCCCTGACCATGCGTCTTGACGAGCAGCCTGGCGAAGGTGGCAGCCGTCGCGGTAATGGCGGTAGCAACGCGCCTCGCGAGCAAAAAGGCAGACCAGCAGCGCAGCAAAAACCGCGCGGGCGCGAAAACGCCGGCGGTGGAAATAGCGCGATGATGGATGCTCTGGCCGCAGCAATGGGCAAGAAGCGTTAA